A genomic stretch from Anomalospiza imberbis isolate Cuckoo-Finch-1a 21T00152 chromosome 9, ASM3175350v1, whole genome shotgun sequence includes:
- the CRIP1 gene encoding cysteine-rich protein 1, with product MPKCPRCQKEVYFAEKVTSLGKDWHRPCLRCEKCNKTLTSGGHAEHDGKPYCNHPCYAALFGPKGFGRGGAESHTFK from the exons ATGCCCAAGTGTCCCCGCTGCCAGAAGGAGGTCTACTTCG CCGAGAAGGTGACTTCTCTGGGGAAGGACTGGCACCGGCCCTGCTTGAGATGTGAGAAGTGTAACAAGACCCTGACGTCTGGAGGCCATGCAGAG cacGATGGCAAACCCTACTGCAACCACCCCTGCTACGCTGCCTTGTTCGGGCCCAAAG GGTTCGGCCGGGGAGGAGCTGAGAGCCACACGTTCAAATAA